The window AGCTCGATGCACTCACCGCAGATGTAGACGTCGCCCGGTCCTTCGACCAGGGGGCCGACATCACGATAGCTCTTGCGGCAAAAGGAACAGAAGGCGTTCTTCTTGGTGGTGCTGCTACTGCGGCGACCTCCGGTCCCGTCACCCGAGGGCATACTTGCTCCTTTCCACGTCCGCCGTACTCGGTCTCACCGAGCCTCCGGCGTGGGGTAGAAAAATCAAGGTATTGCTCGAGTGGCCTGGCGACCTCGAGTCGACCGGGCCAGGGGCCTTCCTTGTCCGCACTTCCTTCGAGCCTGTGTCACGTAGACGCGTACTATCTACGTCGTGCTATCGCCTTCCGGTTCTCTTACAAAAACTTCGCTCGGCGGGCAGTTTCCTCTCCGCCGCCGCTCGAAGCGGGTCTGCGATCCCGACCGGGCGTGCATCTCTGCCCAGGCGTTACGGTTCGACTTAACCCTGCTCGCCGTTCCCCTTTATCTCGTCCTGCAACCGGCCGGCCAACTTGCTCTTTATTGTTCGGAATTCCTCGTCGGCCAGCACACCTTTGCCGTGCATTTCGCGAAAATTGCTGAGCAAATCGCTCGTCGTCGGCCCCTTCTCTCGGATCGACTCGCGAACCCTGCCCACGACGTAAAACCCCAACACCAGGAGCGCTGCCAGCACCGCCAGCCAGAAGACGACCCGCGCCCCGGGCGTTTGTAGGAATTCTGCTATTTCCAAGTCCGACCGCCGGAGAAATCCGCAAAGTTTCGCCTACTCAACTCTTTTCGCCAGCTCTTGCCGTTATTATGCACTTCTCATCGGAGACAGTCCAGAAATGAGGCCCGCGTCGAATAGTTTCGCCGTGCCAGCAGACAACTTTCTACCACCTTTGGGCGAGCGGACTCTTCGTCCGGCGAAGCAACTATGTCGCGACACGAGGATCTGGAGCGTGTGCTGCGCGGGGGTATCGTCGCCATCCTGCGTTCTCCCAGCGGCGAACGGCTGGCCGACGTGGCCGAGGCGCTGCTGGCCGGCGGCATCGACGTGGTCGAGGTCACGTTCACCGTGCCCAAGGCGGCTCGGGTCATCGAGCAGGTGGCCGATCGCCTGGGCAACCGCGTGTTGCTGGGGGCCGGCACGGTCCTCGATACGGAAACGGCGCGGGTGGCCATCTCGGCCGGCGCCCGCTTCCTCGTCTCGCCCACGCTCAATCTCGACGTGATTCGCCTCTGTCATCGCTACGATGCGCTCGCCATGCCCGGCGCCTTCACCCCGACCGAGATTCTCACCGCCTGGGAAGCAGGCGCGGAGATCATCAAGGTGTTCCCTTCGGACTTTGTGGGGCCTGGTTATCTGAAGGCCATCAAGGCCCCGTTGCCCCAGGTTCGACTCATGCCCACCGGGGGCGTGAACCTGCAAACGGCGCCCGACTTCCTCCGCGCCGGGGCGTGCGCGCTCGGCATCGGCAGTTCGCTGGTCGATCCCAAGCTGGTCGCCGCGGGAGATTACCAGCGACTGGAATCGGTGGCGCGGCAGTACGTCGAAGTGGTGCGAGAGACGCGCGCTGCGATGGCACGCTAGTCCGAGCAGGTGCGTCGACTCGTGAAAATCTTTGCAGCACGCGAGCGGGCTGAATACATTCATCATCGGCGCTGCACAACGGCAGGCTGCTAACCTTCCTGGGGGCTCGACCTATGTCCATTCCGTTCACCTGCCCGCACTGCGGTGCGCAGACCAACGTCGACGATCGCTTCGCCGGCCAAAGCGGTCCCTGCTTTCAATGCGGGGCGACCGTTACAATTCCCGCGCCGGCCGATGGTCTGACACCCTTCGGCAACTATGGGCCCCGTGCATCTTCTTCACGAAATTCGAGTGGGATGACGTGGGTGATTGTCGCCATTGCGGCGGTGCCGGTATTGCTCTGTGTCGCCGGCATTTTGATCGCGTTATTGCTACCGGCGGTTCAAGCGGCGCGCGCAGCGGCGCAGCGATCGACCTGTCGAAACAATCTCAAGTACCTCGGTCTTGCGATGCACAACTACCACGAGACTTACGGTTCGTTTCCGCCCCCCTACCTGGCGGACGCGAATGGCAAGCCGATGCATAGTTGGCGCGTCCTCTTGCTGCCTTTTCTGGACGCCGCGGATCTGTATGCCCGCTACGACTTCAACGAACCCTGGGACGGACCACACAACCAGCAACTGGCAGCCGAGATGCCAGAGGTTTTCCGATGTCCCAGCGCGATGAATTCCTCGGATCCCATGACGACGAATTATGTGGCCGTCGTTGGACCTGGCTACTTGTTCGATGCGAATCGGGTGAACCGTTACGCCGACGTGCTGGACGGCCTGTCGCAAACGATTGCCCTGGTCGAGTCCTCTGGGCCCTTCGGAGCAAACATTCACTGGATGTCTCCCGAGGACATTCCCGCAGAACGCCTGCCACCAACACTCAACAGCCCCCCCGGGCCGGCGATTGCCAGCCAACATCTGCGTGGCGTCAACATGCTCATGGGTGACGCCAGCATCTATTTTATCCAAGACGATTTGCCAGCGTCTGAGTTGCGTGCCATGTTGACGATCTGGGGACGGGAACCCGTTGCTCCCTTGAATGTGTCGAACTAGCGCGGCACCATGACGACGAGTTGTTGCTAACCCTAACGCTCCAGGATCTTGTTGAGCCGCATGCCCATCCCCTTTACCTGCCCTCACTGTGGGACTCGCACGCAGGTCGACGAGAAGTACGCCGGCCAGAGCGGTCCGTGCTTCCAATGTGGCAAGACGGTGCAGGTGCCTGCGGCTTCCGGATCGCAGACTCCCAGCTTCGATGCGTCGGCCTACTCGCCGACCCCCACGGCGCCGGCGAAGTCGAACAAGCTGATCTGGATCTTCTCGGTCGCGATCATGTTGCTGGCGCTGTGCTGCGTCATCAGCGTTCCGATGGCGATTATTTTGCCCGCCATCAACGCCACGCGAGAACAAGCGCGCCGCCTGACTTGCGAGAACAATCTGCGACAGATCGGCGTGGCGTTGCAGAGCTATCACGACGCGCACGGCTGCTTTCCGCCCCCCTACCTCGTCGACGCCGAGGGGCAACCGGCGCACAGTTGGCGCGTGCTGATTCTTCCCTTTCTGGGCGAGACCGAGCTGTACGATCGTTACTCGTTCGACGAGCCGTGGAACGGTCCGCACAACCAGCAACTCGAGCAGGAGATGCCGCCGGTGTTCCGCTGCCCGAGCGCCGATCCCGCGCTGGGCCTGTACGACACGAATTACGTGGCGGTGGTCGGCCCCGGCCTGCTGTTCGATCCGTCGCAGCGCGTGGCGATCGCAGACGTCACCGATGGACTGGAGCACACGATCGCGGTTGTCGAATCGTCGGGGCCCTCGGGGGCGAAGCTCCCCTGGATGTCTCCCCACGACCCCACGCACATGGCCCTGAACACCAAGGTCAACGGCGTGCCGGGCCCGGCCATCTCGAGCGATCATCCCGGGGGCGCCAACGTGCTGCTTGCCGACGGTGAGACGCGGTTCCTGAGCGACGCGATCGATCCCCAAATCCTGCAGGACTACCTGACGATCGGTGGCCACGAAAGTCATCAGCCGCTCGACGGAACGAGCATCGCCCCTTCCGGTGACAGTAACGTGTCTCTGGACGCCAATACGGGGGAGGCTGACACGCCGCTCGATGCCGGTGAAGAGGCCACCGCCGACCCCGCGGCGCCGTAAAGTCACCCCAGCTTGCCCGGTCAAAACCGCCGGCACGCCTGTTTCACGTCGCAGGACCGTTGCCGCCGATACCCAGTAAAGGATTGTCGCGCCGGCTCGCGCTGCGCGCGTCCTTTGCCGCTTTCACTGGGGGATCGATGACTTGAACGTGCGTCGAGTCTTAAGGATGGGACTCGCCTGGTTCGCCATCGTGGCGAGCACGTTTAGCGCTGCGCCCGCGG of the Pirellulales bacterium genome contains:
- a CDS encoding DUF1559 domain-containing protein, which produces MSRMPIPFTCPHCGTRTQVDEKYAGQSGPCFQCGKTVQVPAASGSQTPSFDASAYSPTPTAPAKSNKLIWIFSVAIMLLALCCVISVPMAIILPAINATREQARRLTCENNLRQIGVALQSYHDAHGCFPPPYLVDAEGQPAHSWRVLILPFLGETELYDRYSFDEPWNGPHNQQLEQEMPPVFRCPSADPALGLYDTNYVAVVGPGLLFDPSQRVAIADVTDGLEHTIAVVESSGPSGAKLPWMSPHDPTHMALNTKVNGVPGPAISSDHPGGANVLLADGETRFLSDAIDPQILQDYLTIGGHESHQPLDGTSIAPSGDSNVSLDANTGEADTPLDAGEEATADPAAP
- a CDS encoding DUF1559 domain-containing protein, which encodes MIVAIAAVPVLLCVAGILIALLLPAVQAARAAAQRSTCRNNLKYLGLAMHNYHETYGSFPPPYLADANGKPMHSWRVLLLPFLDAADLYARYDFNEPWDGPHNQQLAAEMPEVFRCPSAMNSSDPMTTNYVAVVGPGYLFDANRVNRYADVLDGLSQTIALVESSGPFGANIHWMSPEDIPAERLPPTLNSPPGPAIASQHLRGVNMLMGDASIYFIQDDLPASELRAMLTIWGREPVAPLNVSN
- the eda gene encoding bifunctional 4-hydroxy-2-oxoglutarate aldolase/2-dehydro-3-deoxy-phosphogluconate aldolase, whose translation is MSRHEDLERVLRGGIVAILRSPSGERLADVAEALLAGGIDVVEVTFTVPKAARVIEQVADRLGNRVLLGAGTVLDTETARVAISAGARFLVSPTLNLDVIRLCHRYDALAMPGAFTPTEILTAWEAGAEIIKVFPSDFVGPGYLKAIKAPLPQVRLMPTGGVNLQTAPDFLRAGACALGIGSSLVDPKLVAAGDYQRLESVARQYVEVVRETRAAMAR